In Streptomyces thermolilacinus SPC6, a single genomic region encodes these proteins:
- a CDS encoding HAD family hydrolase, whose protein sequence is MIRVVALDIGETLVRDDRYWGGWADWLGVPRHTLSALVGAVVAQGRHNTDALRLLRPGLDVGAEYRAREAAGCGERLDEGDLYEDVRPALAALRDAGVRVVVAGNQTPKAGALLRDLDLPADALATSGEWGCAKPSPEFFARVVQAAGVLPEETLYVGDHPFRDVYPASACGLRTAHLRRGPWGHYWADDPEVRAAADYSVGSLHEVVDLVRAGC, encoded by the coding sequence ATGATCCGTGTGGTAGCGCTCGACATCGGGGAGACCCTCGTACGCGACGACCGGTACTGGGGCGGCTGGGCCGACTGGCTCGGGGTTCCGCGCCACACGCTGTCCGCGCTGGTGGGTGCGGTCGTGGCGCAGGGGCGGCACAACACCGACGCGCTGCGGCTGCTGCGGCCGGGCCTCGATGTCGGAGCCGAGTACCGGGCGCGTGAGGCCGCCGGGTGCGGGGAGCGACTCGACGAGGGCGACCTGTACGAAGACGTGCGCCCCGCCCTCGCCGCGCTCCGGGATGCCGGGGTCCGCGTCGTCGTCGCCGGCAACCAGACGCCGAAGGCGGGCGCCCTGCTGCGGGACCTCGACCTGCCCGCCGACGCCCTCGCGACCAGCGGCGAATGGGGCTGCGCCAAGCCGTCGCCGGAGTTCTTCGCCCGGGTCGTCCAGGCCGCCGGGGTCCTGCCGGAGGAGACGTTGTACGTGGGGGACCACCCCTTCAGGGACGTGTACCCGGCCTCGGCGTGCGGCCTTCGGACCGCGCACCTCCGCCGGGGCCCGTGGGGCCACTACTGGGCCGACGACCCCGAGGTGAGGGCGGCGGCGGACTACTCGGTCGGCTCCCTGCACGAGGTCGTGGACCTCGTACGCGCCGGGTGCTGA
- a CDS encoding phospholipase, translating into MNKARSAFGGAVLAGVIGFTSMAPAVAATPVSGKAVTGPTAAMAGVTPMASKADRIKRLGKLTVKGQTSLDAWFAGLGQYRKGKNPYKFNWSTDGCSKAPEKIPGGYDFTFPCHRHDFGYRNYKSLVGVSKFRSQHKKRIDDVFLQDMKQVCNARFWADPLTPAGRKKAKAACLKTADKYYAAVRALG; encoded by the coding sequence GTGAATAAAGCGCGAAGCGCCTTCGGTGGCGCTGTGCTCGCGGGTGTCATCGGCTTCACGTCGATGGCCCCGGCCGTCGCCGCGACGCCGGTGAGCGGGAAGGCCGTGACCGGGCCGACCGCGGCCATGGCGGGCGTGACCCCCATGGCGAGCAAGGCCGACCGCATCAAGCGGCTGGGCAAGCTGACCGTCAAGGGACAGACCTCCCTCGACGCCTGGTTCGCCGGCCTCGGCCAGTACCGGAAGGGAAAGAACCCGTACAAGTTCAACTGGTCCACCGACGGCTGTTCCAAGGCCCCGGAGAAGATTCCGGGCGGGTACGATTTCACGTTTCCGTGCCACCGGCATGACTTCGGATACCGGAACTACAAGAGCCTCGTCGGTGTGTCGAAATTCCGCAGCCAGCACAAGAAGCGGATCGACGACGTGTTCCTCCAGGACATGAAGCAGGTGTGCAACGCGCGCTTCTGGGCCGACCCGCTGACCCCGGCCGGCCGGAAGAAGGCGAAGGCCGCCTGCCTCAAGACGGCTGACAAGTACTACGCCGCCGTGCGCGCCCTGGGCTGA
- the mfd gene encoding transcription-repair coupling factor — protein MSLHGLLDAVVKDPALAEAVKAAADGHRAHVDLVGPPAARPFAVAALARDAGRPVLAVTATGREAEDLAAALRSLLDPDRVVDYPSWETLPHERLSPRSDTVGRRLAVLRRLAHPSPDDPAAGPVQVVVAPVRSVLQPQVKGLGDLEPVSLRTGQSADLDAIVEGLAAAAYQRVELVEKRGEFAVRGGILDVFPPTEEHPVRIEFWGDDVEEIRYFKVADQRSLEVAEHGLWAPPCRELLLTAQVRERAAALAEAHPELGELLGKIAEGIAVEGMESLAPVLVDDMELLLDVLPQGSMAVVCDPERVRTRAADLVATSQEFLQASWAATAGGGEAPIDVGAASLWSIADVRDRARELGIPWWTVSPFAPDAELEADTIQLGMHAPEAYRGDTARALADTKGWLADGWRTVYVTEAHGPAARTVEVLGGEGIAARLDGELKEITPSVVHVACGSVEHGFVDAGLKLAVLTETDLTGQKAAGKDGRRMPTRRRKTIDPLTLEAGDYIVHEQHGVGRYIEMVQRTVQGATREYLLVEYAPAKRGQPGDRLYIPTDQLEQVTKYVGGEAPTLHRLGGADWTKTKARAKKAVKEIAADLIKLYSARMAAPGHAFGPDTPWQRELEDAFPYAETPDQLSTIAEVKEDMEKSVPMDRLICGDVGYGKTEIAVRAAFKAVQDGKQVAVLVPTTLLVQQHFGTFSERYAQFPVVVKALSRFQSDAEAKATLEGLREGSVDVVIGTHRLFSSETKFKDLGLVIVDEEQRFGVEHKEQLKKLRANVDVLTMSATPIPRTLEMAVTGIREMSTITTPPEERHPVLTFVGPYEEKQIGAAIRRELLREGQVFYIHNRVESIDRAAARLREIVPEARIATAHGQMSEQALEQVVVDFWEKKFDVLVSTTIVESGIDISNANTLIVERGDNFGLSQLHQLRGRVGRGRERGYAYFLYPPEKPLTETAHERLATIAQHTEMGAGMYVAMKDLEIRGAGNLLGGEQSGHIAGVGFDLYVRMVGEAVADYRASLEGGVEEEPPLEVKIELPVDAHVPHDYAPGERLRLQAYRAIASANSEEDIKAVREELTDRYGKLPEPVENLLLVAGLRMLARACGVGEIVLQGSNIRFAPVELRESQELRLKRLYPRTVIKAPAHQILVPRPTTGTIGGKPVVGRELLAWTGEFLTTILGS, from the coding sequence ATGAGCCTGCACGGTCTGCTCGACGCCGTCGTCAAGGACCCCGCCCTCGCCGAGGCCGTCAAGGCCGCCGCCGACGGGCACCGGGCCCATGTCGATCTGGTCGGCCCCCCGGCGGCGCGGCCCTTCGCGGTGGCGGCGCTGGCCAGGGACGCCGGGCGGCCCGTGCTCGCGGTGACCGCGACCGGCCGGGAGGCCGAGGACCTGGCGGCCGCGCTGCGCAGCCTCCTCGACCCCGACCGCGTCGTGGACTACCCGTCCTGGGAGACCCTGCCCCACGAGCGGCTGTCCCCGCGCAGCGACACGGTCGGGCGGCGCCTGGCCGTGCTGCGCCGCCTCGCGCACCCCTCGCCCGACGACCCGGCGGCGGGCCCCGTCCAGGTGGTCGTCGCCCCGGTGCGTTCCGTGCTCCAGCCGCAGGTCAAGGGCCTCGGCGACCTGGAGCCCGTCAGCCTCAGGACCGGGCAGAGCGCCGACCTGGACGCGATCGTGGAGGGCCTCGCGGCCGCCGCGTACCAGCGGGTGGAGCTGGTGGAGAAGCGCGGCGAGTTCGCGGTGCGCGGCGGCATCCTGGACGTCTTCCCGCCGACCGAGGAACACCCCGTACGCATCGAGTTCTGGGGCGACGACGTCGAGGAGATCCGCTACTTCAAGGTCGCCGACCAGCGGTCCCTGGAGGTCGCGGAGCACGGCCTGTGGGCGCCGCCCTGCCGCGAGCTGCTGCTGACCGCGCAGGTCAGGGAGCGGGCCGCCGCGCTCGCCGAGGCCCACCCCGAGCTGGGCGAACTGCTCGGCAAGATCGCGGAAGGGATCGCCGTCGAGGGCATGGAGTCCCTCGCGCCGGTCCTCGTGGACGACATGGAGCTGCTGCTCGACGTGCTGCCGCAGGGCTCGATGGCCGTCGTCTGCGACCCGGAGCGGGTACGGACCCGGGCCGCCGACCTGGTGGCCACCTCGCAGGAGTTCCTCCAGGCGTCGTGGGCGGCCACGGCGGGCGGCGGGGAGGCCCCGATCGACGTGGGCGCCGCGTCCCTGTGGTCCATCGCGGACGTCCGGGACCGGGCCCGCGAGCTGGGCATCCCCTGGTGGACGGTGTCGCCGTTCGCGCCCGACGCGGAGCTGGAGGCCGACACGATCCAGCTGGGCATGCACGCCCCGGAGGCGTACCGGGGCGACACGGCCCGCGCGCTCGCCGACACGAAGGGCTGGCTCGCCGACGGCTGGCGCACGGTCTACGTGACGGAGGCGCACGGCCCCGCGGCCCGTACGGTCGAGGTGCTCGGCGGCGAGGGCATCGCCGCCCGGCTCGACGGTGAGCTGAAGGAGATCACCCCGTCCGTGGTGCACGTGGCGTGCGGGTCGGTCGAGCACGGATTCGTCGACGCGGGGCTGAAGCTCGCCGTGCTGACGGAGACCGACCTGACCGGGCAGAAGGCGGCGGGCAAGGACGGCCGCCGCATGCCGACGCGCCGCCGCAAGACCATCGACCCGCTCACCCTGGAGGCGGGCGACTACATCGTCCACGAGCAGCACGGCGTCGGCCGGTACATCGAGATGGTCCAGCGGACCGTGCAGGGCGCCACGCGCGAGTACCTGCTCGTCGAGTACGCCCCCGCCAAGCGCGGCCAGCCCGGCGACCGGCTGTACATCCCGACCGACCAGCTGGAGCAGGTCACCAAGTACGTCGGCGGCGAGGCGCCCACCCTGCACCGGCTCGGCGGCGCCGACTGGACCAAGACGAAGGCGCGCGCGAAGAAGGCCGTCAAGGAGATCGCCGCCGACCTGATCAAGCTGTACTCGGCGCGGATGGCGGCGCCCGGCCACGCCTTCGGCCCGGACACGCCGTGGCAGCGGGAGCTGGAGGACGCCTTCCCGTACGCGGAGACGCCCGACCAGCTGTCCACCATCGCCGAGGTGAAGGAGGACATGGAGAAGTCGGTCCCCATGGACCGGCTGATCTGCGGCGACGTCGGCTACGGCAAGACGGAGATCGCCGTACGGGCCGCGTTCAAGGCCGTGCAGGACGGCAAGCAGGTCGCCGTCCTCGTCCCGACGACGCTCCTCGTGCAGCAGCACTTCGGCACGTTCTCGGAGCGGTACGCGCAGTTCCCCGTCGTCGTGAAGGCACTCTCCCGCTTCCAGTCGGACGCGGAGGCGAAGGCGACGCTGGAGGGGCTGCGGGAGGGCTCCGTCGACGTCGTCATCGGCACGCACCGGCTGTTCTCGTCCGAGACGAAGTTCAAGGACCTGGGCCTGGTCATCGTGGACGAGGAGCAGCGCTTCGGCGTCGAGCACAAGGAGCAGCTGAAGAAGCTCCGCGCCAACGTGGACGTGCTGACGATGTCCGCGACGCCCATCCCTCGCACCCTGGAGATGGCCGTCACCGGCATCCGCGAGATGTCCACCATCACCACCCCGCCCGAGGAGCGGCACCCGGTCCTCACCTTCGTCGGCCCGTACGAGGAGAAGCAGATCGGCGCCGCGATCCGCCGCGAACTCCTCCGCGAGGGCCAGGTGTTCTACATCCACAACCGGGTCGAGTCCATCGACCGGGCCGCCGCTCGCCTGCGCGAGATCGTGCCCGAGGCGCGGATCGCGACGGCCCACGGCCAGATGTCGGAGCAGGCGCTGGAGCAGGTCGTCGTGGACTTCTGGGAGAAGAAGTTCGACGTGCTCGTCTCCACGACGATCGTCGAGTCCGGCATCGACATCTCCAACGCCAACACCCTGATCGTGGAGCGCGGCGACAACTTCGGCCTGTCGCAGCTGCACCAGCTGCGCGGCCGCGTCGGCCGGGGCCGCGAGCGCGGGTACGCGTACTTCCTGTACCCGCCGGAGAAGCCGCTCACGGAGACCGCGCACGAGCGGCTCGCGACGATCGCCCAGCACACGGAGATGGGCGCGGGCATGTACGTCGCCATGAAGGACCTGGAGATCCGCGGCGCGGGCAACCTGCTGGGCGGCGAGCAGTCCGGCCACATCGCCGGGGTCGGCTTCGACCTGTACGTACGGATGGTGGGCGAGGCCGTCGCCGACTACCGGGCGTCCCTGGAGGGCGGCGTGGAGGAGGAGCCGCCGCTGGAGGTCAAGATCGAGCTGCCGGTCGACGCGCACGTCCCGCACGACTACGCGCCCGGCGAGCGGCTGCGCCTCCAGGCGTACCGGGCCATCGCCTCCGCCAACTCGGAGGAGGACATCAAGGCCGTACGGGAGGAGCTGACGGACCGGTACGGCAAGCTTCCCGAGCCGGTCGAGAACCTGCTCCTCGTGGCAGGGCTGCGGATGCTGGCGCGGGCCTGCGGGGTCGGCGAGATCGTCCTGCAGGGCAGCAACATCCGCTTCGCGCCCGTGGAGCTGCGCGAGTCGCAGGAGCTGCGCCTGAAGCGGCTGTACCCGCGTACGGTCATCAAGGCCCCGGCCCACCAGATCCTGGTGCCGCGCCCCACGACCGGCACGATCGGCGGCAAGCCGGTGGTGGGCCGCGAACTGCTGGCGTGGACGGGCGAGTTCCTGACGACGATCCTGGGGTCGTAG
- a CDS encoding HNH endonuclease family protein, producing the protein MPTIASAAARRPLAFALVAAALAVSGCDAIGQGGGSGASSGSGGGAAGSALAAVETLTVKGRAPRTGYEREKFGRPWADTDGNGCGTREDILVRDATGVRHKEGDRCKVARGTIAADPYTGRRIEFRRGDGKVDIDHVVALSDAWQKGAHRWDADKRLRFANDPLNLLAVDSSANRRKGDGDTATWLPPSKAYRCPYVARQVAVKKKYGVWVTAAERDAMRRVLKGCPGEPLPRS; encoded by the coding sequence ATGCCGACCATCGCCAGCGCCGCCGCCCGCCGCCCCCTCGCCTTCGCGCTGGTGGCCGCCGCCCTCGCCGTCTCCGGGTGCGACGCGATTGGTCAGGGCGGGGGCTCCGGGGCGTCCAGTGGCTCCGGCGGCGGGGCGGCCGGTTCCGCGCTGGCCGCCGTCGAGACGCTGACCGTCAAGGGCCGGGCGCCGAGGACCGGTTACGAGCGGGAGAAGTTCGGCCGCCCCTGGGCGGACACGGACGGTAACGGCTGCGGGACCCGCGAGGACATCCTCGTACGGGACGCGACCGGCGTGCGCCACAAGGAGGGCGACCGCTGCAAGGTGGCGCGCGGGACCATCGCCGCCGACCCGTACACGGGGCGGCGCATCGAGTTCCGGCGCGGTGACGGCAAGGTGGACATAGACCACGTCGTGGCCCTGTCGGACGCCTGGCAGAAGGGCGCCCACCGGTGGGACGCGGACAAGCGGCTGCGGTTCGCCAACGACCCGCTGAACCTGCTGGCCGTGGACTCGTCCGCCAACCGCCGCAAGGGCGACGGCGACACGGCGACCTGGCTGCCGCCGTCGAAGGCGTACCGCTGCCCGTACGTGGCGCGGCAGGTCGCGGTGAAGAAGAAGTACGGGGTGTGGGTCACCGCCGCCGAACGGGACGCGATGCGGCGGGTCCTCAAGGGCTGCCCGGGCGAACCGCTGCCCCGGTCCTGA
- a CDS encoding GNAT family N-acetyltransferase — translation MDVKIVSLAERPELLDALWAMPNLWPEFMLQDQVSNLGYPWMVTEAPEYVSLALDADGRVVARSFSVPFALRAEGRDGVLPTRGWDQVLGWAMADRRAGRAPDTVSAIEIAVARDMLGRGLSARMLAAMRDNARERGFTEVVAPVRPSGKHLEPRTPMAEYAFRTRPEDGLPHDPWLRVHVRAGGVIDSVAPASMTIGGAVEAWREWTGLPFDEDGPVEVPFALTPVRCEASHGYAVYVEPNVWVRHRV, via the coding sequence ATGGATGTGAAGATCGTCAGTCTGGCCGAGCGGCCGGAACTGCTGGACGCGCTGTGGGCGATGCCCAACCTGTGGCCGGAGTTCATGCTCCAGGACCAGGTGTCGAACCTCGGCTACCCGTGGATGGTCACCGAGGCGCCCGAGTACGTGTCCCTGGCGCTGGACGCGGACGGACGGGTCGTGGCGCGGTCGTTCAGCGTGCCGTTCGCGCTGCGCGCCGAGGGGCGCGACGGGGTGCTGCCGACGCGGGGCTGGGACCAGGTGCTGGGATGGGCGATGGCGGACCGGCGGGCCGGCCGGGCGCCGGACACGGTGAGCGCCATCGAGATCGCGGTCGCCCGGGACATGCTGGGCCGGGGGCTGTCGGCGCGGATGCTCGCCGCGATGCGCGACAACGCCCGGGAGCGGGGCTTCACGGAGGTCGTGGCGCCGGTGCGGCCCAGCGGCAAGCACCTGGAGCCGCGCACGCCGATGGCCGAGTACGCGTTCCGTACGCGCCCGGAGGACGGGCTGCCGCACGACCCGTGGCTGAGGGTCCACGTCCGCGCGGGCGGTGTGATCGACTCGGTCGCCCCGGCGTCCATGACGATCGGCGGGGCCGTGGAGGCGTGGCGGGAGTGGACCGGCCTGCCGTTCGACGAGGACGGGCCGGTGGAGGTGCCGTTCGCGCTGACACCGGTCCGCTGCGAGGCGTCGCACGGGTACGCGGTGTACGTCGAGCCGAACGTATGGGTGCGCCACCGGGTGTGA
- a CDS encoding DUF4190 domain-containing protein, with the protein MTRFTRSGLILGTAGLVLGILGVIFAIIPLLFWLGGILALLGLILGAVGMGRAKRGAATNKGVAISGTILGLIGLILSIVFGIMTAMAVDKVVDDVNKELSRTAPAPTGADKGSAAAGDAGGTDGTDGAAVPELLAADEAIVYDDDLQISLSAAKSFEPSEYNVGHTKGNKAYKVTLLIENGSKEKFNADTVILEARAGEAGVTAEQIFDEGLDGVTGSVAPGKKATGVFAFSVPADAKTLTVEVTPGLDYEAQQWELKF; encoded by the coding sequence TTGACTCGGTTCACAAGGTCTGGTCTGATTCTCGGCACGGCCGGCCTGGTGCTCGGCATCCTGGGCGTGATCTTCGCGATCATCCCGCTGCTGTTCTGGCTGGGCGGCATCCTCGCCCTGCTGGGCCTGATCCTGGGCGCGGTCGGCATGGGCCGTGCCAAGCGCGGCGCCGCCACCAACAAGGGCGTGGCGATCTCCGGCACCATCCTCGGCCTGATCGGCCTGATCCTCTCCATCGTGTTCGGCATCATGACCGCCATGGCCGTCGACAAGGTGGTGGACGACGTCAACAAGGAGCTGTCGAGGACCGCCCCGGCACCGACGGGCGCCGACAAGGGCTCGGCCGCCGCGGGTGACGCGGGCGGCACGGACGGCACGGACGGCGCCGCGGTGCCCGAACTGCTGGCCGCCGACGAGGCGATCGTCTACGACGACGACCTTCAGATCAGCCTGTCCGCGGCGAAGTCCTTCGAGCCGAGCGAGTACAACGTCGGCCACACCAAGGGCAACAAGGCGTACAAGGTCACCCTCCTCATCGAGAACGGCAGCAAGGAGAAGTTCAACGCCGACACGGTGATCCTGGAGGCCCGCGCGGGCGAGGCGGGCGTCACCGCCGAGCAGATCTTCGACGAGGGCCTGGACGGTGTGACCGGCTCGGTCGCGCCCGGCAAGAAGGCCACCGGCGTCTTCGCCTTCAGCGTCCCGGCCGACGCCAAGACGCTCACCGTCGAGGTCACCCCGGGCCTGGACTACGAGGCCCAGCAGTGGGAGCTCAAGTTCTGA
- a CDS encoding N-6 DNA methylase — MPDNANAAEVTAAEIARLAGVGRAAVSNWRRRHPDFPKPVGGTETSPSFALTDVEDWLRAQGKLAEVPLRERVWQQVAGHPGGAATALVHTGCALLLVHEHPALWPAGDRVSDDHLAALMPPVLDRALTTRLGSRRPVATPTAEALAPSVPLLRAAVELAADTGGAPAAYEFLIGRHLDAAPRHFTLTPPGPAALMAALAAPPGRVERPTVLDPACGTGALLRAVEAPAALYAQEADPDLAALSALRLALHTGAELHARAGDALRADAHPHLAADAVLCHPPFNERNWGHEELAYDPRWEYGFPARTESELAWVQHALARLRPGGTAVLLMPPAAASRRSGRRIRADLLRRGALRAVVALPAGAAPPYGIPLHLWVLRKPGAASPSPELLLVDTSTCGAAGRDRLDWQAVHTAVLDAWKPFDRHGTAPQRPGISRSVPVIDLLDDDVDLAPARHLPPPAASGGAAELATVADRLAAQLRRTAELTPPPGRITAAEPAPAPVTGTGARAPGVTVGELARSGALRLHAGGTGTAPASGTGFGSRTGARTPAARPRVLTEQDVLTGQEPSGTLPEGAGGEDPVLLRTGDVVVPVLGGGPVARVVDESAAGAALGRNLHLLRPDPAALDPWFLAGFLRGTANQRQASSYASTATRVDVRRLQLPRLPLAEQRRYGERFRALAEFEQALRQVGRLGERLVRGMYDGLTDGTLEA; from the coding sequence GTGCCGGACAACGCGAACGCAGCAGAGGTGACCGCCGCCGAGATCGCCAGACTGGCCGGAGTCGGGCGCGCCGCCGTGAGCAACTGGCGCCGCCGCCACCCCGACTTCCCCAAGCCCGTCGGCGGCACCGAGACCAGCCCGTCGTTCGCGCTGACCGACGTCGAGGACTGGCTGCGCGCCCAGGGCAAACTCGCCGAAGTGCCCCTGCGGGAAAGGGTCTGGCAGCAGGTCGCGGGACACCCCGGAGGTGCGGCCACCGCCCTCGTCCACACGGGCTGCGCGCTCCTCCTCGTCCATGAGCACCCCGCCCTGTGGCCCGCCGGGGACCGGGTCTCCGACGACCACCTCGCCGCGCTCATGCCCCCCGTCCTCGACCGCGCCCTCACCACGCGCCTGGGCTCCCGCCGCCCCGTCGCCACGCCCACCGCCGAGGCGCTCGCCCCGTCCGTGCCGCTGCTGCGCGCCGCCGTCGAACTCGCCGCCGACACGGGGGGCGCCCCGGCCGCGTACGAGTTCCTGATCGGCCGCCACCTCGACGCCGCTCCCCGCCACTTCACCCTGACGCCACCCGGCCCCGCGGCCCTCATGGCCGCGCTCGCCGCCCCGCCCGGCCGCGTCGAGCGTCCCACCGTCCTCGACCCCGCGTGCGGTACGGGTGCCCTGCTGCGCGCCGTCGAGGCGCCCGCCGCCCTCTACGCCCAGGAGGCCGACCCCGACCTGGCCGCCCTCAGCGCGCTGCGCCTCGCCCTGCACACCGGCGCCGAGCTGCACGCGCGCGCGGGGGACGCCCTGCGGGCCGACGCCCACCCGCACCTGGCCGCCGACGCGGTCCTGTGCCACCCGCCGTTCAACGAACGCAACTGGGGCCACGAGGAACTGGCCTACGACCCGCGCTGGGAGTACGGCTTCCCCGCCCGCACGGAGTCCGAGCTCGCCTGGGTGCAGCACGCCCTCGCCCGCCTGCGCCCCGGCGGCACCGCCGTACTGCTCATGCCGCCCGCCGCCGCGTCCCGCCGCTCGGGCCGCCGCATCCGCGCCGACCTGCTGCGGCGCGGCGCCCTCCGCGCGGTCGTCGCCCTTCCGGCCGGCGCCGCGCCCCCGTACGGCATCCCGCTCCACCTGTGGGTGCTGCGCAAGCCGGGCGCCGCCTCACCGTCGCCGGAACTGCTGCTCGTCGACACATCCACGTGCGGCGCGGCCGGGCGCGACCGGCTCGACTGGCAGGCCGTCCACACCGCCGTACTGGACGCGTGGAAGCCGTTCGACCGGCACGGCACCGCGCCGCAGCGGCCCGGCATCAGCCGCTCCGTGCCCGTCATCGACCTGCTGGACGACGACGTGGACCTGGCGCCCGCCCGCCACCTGCCGCCCCCCGCGGCGAGCGGCGGCGCGGCCGAGCTGGCCACCGTCGCCGACCGTCTGGCCGCGCAGCTGCGCCGTACCGCCGAACTCACCCCGCCGCCCGGCCGCATCACCGCGGCCGAGCCCGCACCGGCACCCGTCACGGGCACGGGGGCCCGGGCACCCGGCGTCACGGTCGGGGAACTCGCCCGCAGCGGGGCCCTGCGCCTCCACGCGGGCGGCACGGGCACCGCTCCGGCGTCCGGCACCGGGTTCGGCTCCCGCACCGGCGCCCGTACGCCGGCCGCCCGCCCCCGTGTCCTCACCGAGCAGGACGTCCTCACCGGCCAGGAGCCCAGCGGCACACTTCCCGAAGGCGCGGGCGGTGAGGACCCCGTGCTGCTGCGCACCGGCGACGTCGTCGTCCCCGTCCTCGGCGGCGGCCCCGTCGCGCGCGTGGTGGACGAGTCCGCCGCCGGTGCCGCCCTGGGGCGCAACCTGCACCTCCTGCGCCCCGACCCGGCCGCGCTCGACCCCTGGTTCCTCGCCGGATTCCTGCGCGGCACCGCCAACCAGCGGCAGGCCAGCAGTTACGCCTCCACCGCGACCCGCGTGGACGTGCGCCGCCTCCAACTGCCGCGCCTCCCGCTGGCCGAGCAGCGCCGGTACGGCGAACGGTTCCGCGCGCTCGCCGAGTTCGAACAGGCCCTGCGCCAGGTGGGCCGCCTGGGCGAGCGGCTGGTGCGCGGCATGTACGACGGGCTGACGGACGGCACGCTGGAGGCGTGA
- a CDS encoding serine/threonine-protein kinase, which translates to MNGRVITGRYELATLIGQGGMGQVWTAYDRRLDRRVAVKLLRPDHMAAATVAEDMRRRFVRECRVTAQVSHPGLVTVHDAGSDGDDLYLVMQYVEGADLSDHLAEHEPYPWQWAVSVAAQMCAVLAAVHAVPIVHRDLKPRNVMVKPDGTITVLDLGVASVLDTDTTRLTHTGSPIGSPAYMAPEQAMGGAVGPYTDLYALGIVLHELLSGNVPFAGSTALGVLHRHLYEPPPPIRSIRPDTPEALEALVLRLLAKDPQHRPSGAQEVYEALAPLLPSRAAGPTGPMDPTRPFTRPLAPWPERASAPAPAVHVPPPPTAPPPGTPGMSATGTGSGVPAAGRPDVAAAVDEVKRLLGEGRITQAVDILGAILPAAAAEHGEQSHVVRVLRKQYATTLMDDGQYRRALPELRRLAADREAEAGPADPQTLQYRHDVALCLEHLGQAAEALAEYRAILPYHESARQQPGADPSRAFGIRHRIGHLLLTMGDHSGAHQQLQNLLYDTERAYGPYHPLAGELRRALTHQQQIRTH; encoded by the coding sequence GTGAACGGACGGGTCATCACCGGCCGGTACGAGCTGGCCACGCTCATCGGCCAGGGCGGCATGGGCCAGGTCTGGACGGCGTACGACCGGCGCCTGGACCGCCGCGTGGCCGTGAAGCTGCTGCGGCCCGACCACATGGCCGCCGCCACCGTCGCGGAGGACATGCGCCGCCGCTTCGTCCGCGAGTGCCGGGTCACCGCGCAGGTCTCCCACCCCGGCCTGGTCACCGTGCACGACGCGGGCAGCGACGGTGACGACCTGTACCTGGTCATGCAGTACGTGGAGGGCGCCGACCTCTCCGACCACCTGGCGGAGCACGAGCCGTACCCCTGGCAGTGGGCCGTCTCGGTGGCCGCGCAGATGTGCGCCGTGCTGGCCGCCGTCCACGCCGTGCCGATCGTCCACCGCGACCTGAAGCCGCGCAACGTGATGGTGAAGCCCGACGGCACGATCACCGTCCTCGACCTGGGCGTCGCGTCCGTCCTGGACACCGACACGACGCGCCTCACGCACACCGGCTCGCCCATCGGCAGCCCCGCCTACATGGCGCCCGAGCAGGCCATGGGCGGCGCCGTCGGACCGTACACGGACCTGTACGCGCTCGGCATCGTCCTGCACGAACTCCTCAGCGGGAACGTGCCTTTCGCGGGCTCCACCGCCCTGGGCGTCCTCCACCGCCACCTGTACGAGCCGCCGCCGCCCATCCGGTCCATCCGCCCCGACACCCCCGAGGCCCTGGAGGCCCTCGTGCTGCGGCTCCTCGCGAAGGACCCGCAGCACCGGCCGTCCGGCGCGCAGGAGGTGTACGAGGCGCTCGCCCCGCTGCTGCCCTCGCGCGCCGCCGGGCCGACCGGGCCCATGGACCCCACCCGGCCGTTCACCCGGCCCCTCGCGCCCTGGCCCGAGCGTGCCTCGGCGCCCGCCCCGGCGGTGCACGTCCCGCCGCCCCCGACCGCCCCGCCGCCGGGCACGCCGGGCATGTCCGCGACCGGTACGGGAAGCGGTGTGCCCGCCGCGGGACGGCCCGACGTGGCCGCCGCCGTGGACGAGGTGAAGCGGCTGCTGGGCGAGGGCCGCATCACGCAGGCCGTGGACATCCTCGGCGCGATCCTCCCGGCCGCAGCGGCCGAGCACGGCGAGCAGTCGCACGTGGTGCGGGTCCTGCGCAAGCAGTACGCGACGACCCTGATGGACGACGGCCAGTACCGGCGCGCCCTGCCGGAGCTGCGCCGCCTCGCCGCCGACCGGGAGGCCGAGGCGGGCCCGGCCGACCCGCAGACCCTCCAGTACCGGCACGACGTGGCGCTCTGCCTGGAGCATCTGGGCCAGGCGGCGGAGGCGCTCGCCGAGTACCGGGCGATCCTGCCGTACCACGAGAGCGCCCGGCAGCAGCCCGGCGCCGACCCGAGCCGGGCGTTCGGCATCCGGCACCGGATCGGGCACCTGCTGCTGACCATGGGCGACCACTCGGGGGCGCACCAGCAGCTCCAGAACCTGCTGTACGACACGGAGCGCGCCTACGGGCCGTACCACCCGCTGGCGGGCGAACTCCGCCGGGCGCTCACCCACCAGCAGCAGATCCGCACCCACTGA